From a region of the Mercurialis annua linkage group LG1-X, ddMerAnnu1.2, whole genome shotgun sequence genome:
- the LOC126668426 gene encoding transcription factor MYB120, producing MDSGNSGSLQSSSGDEEHDSSRPPESSFSAFLNNSSHFGVPLNPQSFLPHHHHPYHHHQQQQLHHQTPTLFDPSSNLFHNFSQSPSPNLNLHSSLINLDAVRSESAPPPLSSGRSSILGVQGTNPATINQLPSHSDQNHVASRNPKKRTRASRRAPTTVLTTDTSNFRAMVQEFTGIPAPPFSGSPYSKRLDLFGSAMTRSSHLEQIGSLFPLRPSAQKVPHQQSPFSFSSSPSPLIQNNPVDATTTATTAANNNPTTFINPSSFNNYQLPSDLSQLSKQPQNILNMQNQMLSFQSLFQPPSKGNLPLLPSLHDELGMSHGRVSANLSEIPSHSVTNTPEGNNRCKLNYSGSTSDHHFLHQDNGLENVPPRSEGAVDSWICPSE from the coding sequence ATGGATTCTGGTAATAGTGGTAGTTTGCAATCTTCAAGTGGTGATGAAGAGCATGATTCATCAAGACCACCAGAGTCATCGTTTTCTGCTTTCTTGAACAATTCTTCCCACTTTGGTGTTCCATTAAACCCACAATCTTTTCTGCCTCACCACCACCACCCCTACCACCACCATCAACAGCAGCAGCTACACCACCAAACCCCCACTTTATTTGATCCTTCATCAAATCTTTTCCATAATTTCTCTCAATCACCTTCACCAAACCTAAATCTCCACTCTTCCCTCATCAATCTCGACGCCGTTAGATCAGAATCAGCACCACCTCCACTATCAAGCGGCCGATCGTCAATCTTGGGTGTTCAAGGAACAAATCCGGCTACTATCAATCAACTTCCTTCTCATTCCGATCAGAACCATGTCGCATCAAGAAATCCCAAGAAACGAACAAGGGCATCAAGAAGAGCACCCACTACAGTTCTCACTACAGACACGTCAAATTTTCGAGCAATGGTGCAAGAATTTACTGGGATTCCAGCTCCGCCATTCTCAGGCTCGCCATATTCAAAGAGGCTCGATCTTTTTGGTTCAGCTATGACTCGGTCTAGCCATTTAGAACAAATTGGTTCGCTTTTTCCTCTACGTCCATCAGCTCAAAAAGTTCCGCATCAACAATCCCCATTTTCATtctcttcttctccttctccaTTAATCCAAAATAATCCAGTAGACGCTACTACTACTGCAACAACCGCCGCCAACAATAATCCTACTACTTTCATTAACCCTAGTTCTTTCAATAACTACCAACTCCCTTCTGACCTAAGCCAATTATCCAAGCAACCTCAAAACATTCTAAACATGCAAAACCAAATGCTTTCATTTCAGTCCCTTTTTCAGCCTCCTTCCAAAGGAAACTTACCGTTATTACCGTCTCTTCATGATGAACTAGGAATGAGCCATGGACGAGTTAGTGCAAACTTGAGTGAGATACCGAGTCATAGTGTAACAAATACACCAGAAGGTAATAATAGATGTAAATTGAACTATTCAGGTTCGACATCCGATCATCATTTTCTCCATCAAGATAACGGTTTAGAGAATGTTCCTCCGAGAAGTGAAGGTGCTGTTGATTCTTGGATTTGTCCTTCAGAATAG